The following DNA comes from Bacillus sp. 2205SS5-2.
TGTTGTAGAAGGCACGGTGAAAAAAGGCGATAAAATCAAAATGATGGCAACTGGAAAAGAATTTGAAGTGAATGAAATAGGCGTATTTACCCCAAAAGCCACTCCAAGAGACGAGTTAACAGTGGGCGATGTTGGATTCCTGACAGCGGCGATTAAAAACGTAGGTGACACTCGAGTGGGGGATACAATTACCAGTGTGGAAAACCCTGCCCAAGAAGCTTTACCAGGGTATCGTCGTTTAAATCCTATGGTCTATTGCGGGATGTATCCGATTGATTCGGCAAAATACATTGATCTCCGTGAAGCTCTCGAAAAGCTTGAATTGAATGATTCTGCGCTTCAATTTGAACCAGAAACATCACAAGCATTAGGGTTTGGCTTCCGTTGTGGTTTCTTAGGACTGCTACATATGGAAATCATTCAAGAGCGAATTGAACGTGAATTTAAAATTGATTTAATTACGACTGCTCCAAGTGTTATCTATGATGTTTATTTAACATCCGATGAAATCTTAAAAGTAGATAACCCTTCAGCAATGCCGGACCCTCAAAAAGTTGCTAAAATCGAAGAACCTTACGTAAAAGCAACGATTATGGTCCCGAATGATTATGTCGGTGCAGTCATGGAATTATGTCAAAAAAAACGCGGAATATTTGTTGATATGCAATACTTAGATGAAACTCGCGTGAGTATTGTTTATGAAATTCCACTCTCGGAGATTGTTTATGACTTTTTTGATCAATTGAAATCTAGTACAAAAGGATATGCTTCTTTTGACTATGAATTGATTGGGTATAAAGAATCCAATCTAGTGAAAATGGATATTTTATTGAACGCAGAACAGGTAGATGCGTTAAGCTTTATCGTTCATAGGGATTTTGCTTATGAGCGAGGAAAAGGTATTGTTGATAAGCTTAGAGAATTAATTCCACGTCAACAGTTTGAAGTACCAATCCAAGCGGCAGTTGGAAATAAAATTGTGGCACGATCCACAATCAAGGCTATGAGAAAAAATGTGTTAGCTAAATGTTATGGTGGAGACATTTCTCGTAAACGAAAACTTCTTGATAAACAAAAAGAGGGGAAAAAACGGATGA
Coding sequences within:
- the lepA gene encoding translation elongation factor 4; the protein is MNREENLKRQKNIRNFSIIAHIDHGKSTLADRILEKTNALTSREMKAQLLDSMDLERERGITIKLNAVQLTYKAKDGEDYTFHLIDTPGHVDFTYEVSRSLAACEGAILVVDAAQGIEAQTLANVYLALDNNLEILPVINKIDLPAADPERVRQEVEDVIGLDASEAVLASAKAGIGIEDILEQIVEKVPAPQGDPSAPFKALIFDSLYDAYRGVVAYIRVVEGTVKKGDKIKMMATGKEFEVNEIGVFTPKATPRDELTVGDVGFLTAAIKNVGDTRVGDTITSVENPAQEALPGYRRLNPMVYCGMYPIDSAKYIDLREALEKLELNDSALQFEPETSQALGFGFRCGFLGLLHMEIIQERIEREFKIDLITTAPSVIYDVYLTSDEILKVDNPSAMPDPQKVAKIEEPYVKATIMVPNDYVGAVMELCQKKRGIFVDMQYLDETRVSIVYEIPLSEIVYDFFDQLKSSTKGYASFDYELIGYKESNLVKMDILLNAEQVDALSFIVHRDFAYERGKGIVDKLRELIPRQQFEVPIQAAVGNKIVARSTIKAMRKNVLAKCYGGDISRKRKLLDKQKEGKKRMKQVGSVEVPQEAFMAVLNLDDNSNK